Proteins encoded together in one Terriglobus saanensis SP1PR4 window:
- the msrB gene encoding peptide-methionine (R)-S-oxide reductase MsrB codes for MPNYTKSEEAISRLSPEEFQVTQKNGTERPFQNAYWDHDEPGLYVDIVSGEPLFSSLDKFDSSCGWPSFTKPVEPENVDELVDSSHGMSRTEVRSLHGDSHLGHVFDDGPKEAGGLRYCINSASLRFIPLDELESEGYGDYLKLFEKKVQE; via the coding sequence ATGCCGAATTACACAAAGAGCGAAGAGGCGATCTCTCGCCTCTCCCCCGAGGAGTTTCAGGTCACACAGAAGAACGGGACCGAGCGTCCTTTTCAGAATGCGTACTGGGACCATGACGAGCCCGGCCTGTACGTGGACATCGTCTCGGGCGAGCCGCTGTTCTCATCACTGGACAAGTTTGACAGCAGCTGCGGCTGGCCGAGCTTCACGAAACCCGTCGAGCCGGAAAACGTAGACGAGCTCGTCGACAGTAGCCATGGCATGAGCCGGACGGAAGTCCGCTCCCTCCATGGCGACAGCCACCTTGGCCACGTCTTCGACGACGGCCCTAAAGAGGCGGGCGGTCTGCGCTACTGCATCAACTCGGCTTCGCTGCGATTCATCCCTCTTGATGAGCTGGAAAGCGAAGGCTACGGCGACTATCTCAAACTGTTTGAGAAGAAGGTACAGGAGTAA
- a CDS encoding carbohydrate kinase family protein: MFDVTIAGEINLDLILYGLAEQMPVDRELLANDFRLTLGSSSAILAHNLSVLGAKVGFVTRVGSDPLGEIALERLRVAGVDVSRTTFASGSQTGVTLLLHHGATRHILTYLGTMAEMTVSDVDVDFVADSRHFHVSSLFLQKGLQAGLPALCRELSGKGLTISLDTNDDPEDRWGAPLDEMLDCVDVLLPNEDEAKRMAQTEDLDEAIARLAKRVSIVAVKCGGRGSIVQAGEQRWSVPPPQVVPVDTIGAGDSYNAGFLKGYLAKKPLAECAAMGNFAAAFSTLRPGGTESYRDAELMQSFFAAHTETALLD, encoded by the coding sequence ATGTTCGATGTAACGATTGCCGGAGAGATTAATCTCGACTTGATTCTTTACGGGCTTGCCGAGCAGATGCCTGTGGACCGAGAGTTGCTCGCGAATGATTTTCGGCTGACCCTTGGAAGCTCATCAGCAATCCTTGCGCATAATCTGTCTGTTCTGGGTGCCAAAGTAGGATTTGTAACGCGTGTTGGAAGCGATCCGCTGGGAGAGATCGCGCTCGAGCGGTTACGTGTGGCGGGCGTGGATGTGTCCCGTACGACCTTCGCTTCAGGCTCGCAGACAGGGGTCACACTCCTGCTGCATCATGGTGCGACGCGGCATATTCTTACCTATCTTGGAACGATGGCAGAGATGACGGTGAGCGATGTCGATGTCGATTTTGTAGCAGACAGTCGCCACTTTCATGTCTCTTCTCTCTTCCTACAGAAGGGACTGCAGGCCGGTCTGCCTGCACTGTGCCGAGAGCTCTCGGGGAAAGGCTTGACTATCTCGCTCGATACGAACGACGACCCGGAGGACAGATGGGGCGCACCTCTGGACGAAATGTTGGACTGCGTGGATGTACTCCTGCCCAACGAAGATGAGGCCAAGCGCATGGCCCAGACCGAGGATCTGGACGAGGCCATCGCGCGTCTGGCGAAGCGCGTGAGTATCGTGGCGGTGAAGTGCGGCGGGCGCGGTTCGATTGTGCAGGCCGGCGAACAACGCTGGTCCGTTCCGCCGCCTCAAGTGGTGCCAGTCGATACCATTGGAGCCGGGGATAGTTACAACGCGGGCTTTCTCAAAGGATATCTCGCGAAGAAACCTCTCGCGGAGTGCGCTGCGATGGGCAATTTTGCGGCTGCATTTTCGACGCTCCGTCCAGGCGGCACCGAATCCTACCGCGATGCAGAGCTCATGCAAAGCTTCTTCGCCGCGCATACCGAAACGGCTCTCCTCGACTAA
- a CDS encoding MFS transporter, which yields MPRKLNPVLYNRYLIAVAGLGGLLYGIDVGIIAAALLYLGKTVNLSVGQTSTIVAAVLGGSMVSSLIAGFLADWVGRKKMMIVSGLLFVASVGIIVISQGFVPLLMGRLLQGISGGVIAVVVPLYLAECLSADERGKGSAIFQFMLTVGIVVAAVTGLYYTRTAEAAIAAANGNAVLIHAAQDHAWRGMFLSVIYPGIAFFLGTFFLSETPRWLFRKGRREEAMTSLRRANFEDAALRQMREMEELSAENKAADAAVGAVGTLLQRKYVIPFVLACLILGLNQATGINSVLAYLVVILKQAGMTAQHATEGDLAVKVLNCLMTIVAIALIDRRGRKFLLTLGTGGIVLSLTVAALLFHGFESNRTDVMQQVEAARTGDHLTLPMSAMPSTDGKAASLTVLYTYGDGDHIATALTTDPDPVLKIAPEKPGTQLTIERASFGVLPTEKMGWWITTCVAFFIAFYSVGPGVVVWLTLSELMPTRIRSAGMGIALLLNQGASTLIAGVFLPVIGRYGYFAMFAFWALCTVLYFIIAAFFLPETKGKTLEEIELHFQKAAGRSA from the coding sequence TTGCCACGTAAATTGAATCCTGTTTTGTACAACCGGTACCTTATCGCAGTGGCTGGCCTGGGCGGACTTCTGTACGGCATCGATGTGGGCATTATCGCGGCGGCGCTTCTTTATCTGGGAAAGACGGTGAACCTCTCCGTCGGGCAGACCTCGACCATCGTAGCGGCGGTCCTCGGCGGAAGCATGGTCTCTTCACTGATCGCAGGGTTTCTGGCGGACTGGGTAGGGCGGAAGAAGATGATGATCGTCAGCGGCCTGCTCTTCGTCGCGAGCGTGGGCATCATCGTCATCTCGCAGGGCTTTGTGCCTCTTCTGATGGGGCGTCTTCTGCAGGGCATCAGCGGCGGTGTGATCGCCGTGGTGGTTCCTCTTTATCTCGCGGAGTGTTTGAGCGCGGATGAAAGAGGCAAGGGCTCGGCCATCTTCCAGTTCATGCTGACGGTCGGCATCGTCGTCGCGGCGGTCACCGGCCTCTACTACACGCGCACCGCGGAAGCAGCCATCGCCGCGGCCAACGGCAACGCCGTCCTCATCCATGCCGCGCAGGACCATGCGTGGCGAGGCATGTTTTTGTCCGTGATCTATCCGGGCATCGCCTTCTTTTTGGGCACGTTCTTCCTGAGTGAAACGCCGCGCTGGCTCTTTCGCAAGGGCCGTCGCGAAGAGGCGATGACCTCGTTACGACGTGCCAACTTTGAAGACGCCGCGCTGCGCCAGATGCGCGAGATGGAAGAGTTGAGCGCCGAGAATAAAGCAGCGGATGCAGCAGTAGGTGCCGTCGGCACGCTCTTGCAGAGAAAGTACGTCATACCGTTCGTTCTTGCCTGCCTGATCCTGGGACTCAACCAGGCCACGGGAATCAACTCCGTCCTCGCTTACCTCGTGGTTATTTTGAAGCAGGCAGGTATGACCGCGCAGCACGCCACGGAAGGCGATCTTGCGGTCAAAGTTCTCAACTGCCTGATGACGATCGTGGCCATCGCCCTGATCGACCGTCGTGGTCGCAAGTTCCTGCTCACCCTCGGTACCGGCGGCATCGTGCTCTCGCTTACCGTCGCAGCGCTCCTATTCCACGGATTTGAATCCAACCGGACGGACGTCATGCAGCAGGTAGAAGCCGCCAGAACGGGCGACCACCTCACGCTGCCCATGTCTGCCATGCCCTCTACCGACGGAAAAGCCGCTTCGCTTACAGTGCTCTATACCTACGGAGACGGTGACCACATCGCCACGGCACTCACTACCGACCCGGATCCTGTCCTGAAGATCGCGCCAGAAAAGCCGGGTACCCAACTCACCATCGAACGCGCTTCGTTTGGTGTGCTCCCTACGGAAAAAATGGGTTGGTGGATCACGACCTGCGTTGCGTTCTTTATCGCGTTCTACTCAGTAGGGCCCGGTGTCGTAGTCTGGCTCACGCTCTCAGAGCTGATGCCGACACGCATCCGTTCCGCAGGCATGGGAATCGCTCTTCTACTCAACCAGGGCGCATCTACACTGATCGCAGGTGTCTTTCTGCCCGTAATCGGCCGTTATGGCTACTTCGCGATGTTCGCCTTCTGGGCGCTCTGCACGGTCCTGTATTTCATCATCGCGGCGTTCTTCCTTCCCGAAACGAAGGGCAAAACGCTCGAAGAGATCGAGCTGCACTTCCAAAAGGCAGCGGGACGGAGCGCTTAG
- a CDS encoding amidohydrolase family protein, with protein MDMTDKDKFVDMVSATAEVDLRLSDFHPRSSLRTTVHAIERGKFPVIDYHNHLDSTDPKEVLSIMDQTGVEHVVNITMQVGQKALDIMDRFHAAAPDRFSSIGWMDWSGVEGSDFVKVTVDRLHRMIDHGACGIKFWKDFGLTLRDSENKLIRIDDDRFAPIFEACGDLALPVMFHTADPSAFFEPIDAYNERYEELAAHPDWGFSTSPVSKRDLLEQRNRVIERHPATTFVGAHCAESGEDLEYLAQQLDRLPNLQIDISARTPELGRQPYSARAFFLKYCDRILFGTDLLPDTEMYRLYFRFLETADEYFEYPSHASRQGRWNIYGIFLPDDVLRKIYRENALKLMPHLR; from the coding sequence ATGGATATGACGGACAAAGACAAATTTGTAGATATGGTCAGCGCAACGGCTGAAGTAGACCTGAGACTCAGCGATTTCCATCCCCGGTCTTCTCTGCGGACGACCGTACACGCGATTGAGCGTGGCAAGTTTCCTGTCATCGATTATCACAATCATCTCGACTCCACCGATCCCAAAGAAGTGCTGTCCATTATGGATCAGACCGGTGTGGAGCACGTGGTCAATATCACCATGCAGGTGGGCCAGAAGGCGCTCGACATCATGGACCGTTTTCATGCCGCTGCGCCGGACCGCTTCTCCAGCATCGGTTGGATGGATTGGAGCGGAGTCGAAGGCTCGGACTTTGTGAAGGTCACCGTCGACCGCCTGCATCGCATGATCGATCACGGCGCTTGCGGTATCAAGTTCTGGAAAGACTTCGGCCTGACCCTGCGTGATTCGGAGAACAAACTCATTCGGATTGACGACGATCGGTTCGCCCCGATCTTTGAGGCCTGCGGAGATCTCGCTCTTCCCGTTATGTTCCATACCGCCGACCCGAGCGCCTTCTTTGAACCGATCGATGCGTACAACGAGCGATACGAGGAGCTGGCGGCGCATCCCGATTGGGGATTCTCTACTTCACCCGTTTCAAAACGAGACCTGTTGGAGCAGCGGAACCGGGTCATCGAACGCCATCCTGCAACGACATTCGTAGGCGCGCACTGTGCAGAAAGCGGGGAAGATCTCGAATATCTTGCGCAGCAACTCGATCGCCTCCCGAATCTGCAGATCGATATCAGCGCGCGAACGCCCGAACTGGGGCGGCAGCCCTATAGCGCCCGCGCCTTTTTCCTGAAATATTGTGATCGGATCCTCTTTGGAACCGACCTTCTGCCAGATACTGAGATGTATCGACTCTACTTTCGTTTTCTCGAAACTGCGGATGAGTACTTCGAGTACCCATCGCACGCCTCACGGCAGGGAAGATGGAATATCTACGGGATCTTCCTGCCGGACGATGTCCTGCGTAAGATCTATCGAGAGAATGCTCTCAAGCTTATGCCGCACCTGCGTTAA
- the msrA gene encoding peptide-methionine (S)-S-oxide reductase MsrA, producing the protein MATSNERAVLAGGCFWGMQDLLRRLPGVISTRVGYTGGDVVNATYRHHEGHAEAIEIVFDPQQITFRRILEFFFQIHDPTTVDRQGNDVGSSYRSAIFYTTDEQKAVAEETVADVNASDLWPGKVVTEVVPAGAFWEAEPEHQDYLERIPHGYTCHFIRPGWVLPKRTVQPL; encoded by the coding sequence ATGGCAACATCGAACGAACGTGCAGTGCTTGCCGGTGGCTGTTTCTGGGGCATGCAGGACCTGTTGCGCCGTCTTCCAGGCGTGATTTCCACGCGGGTCGGCTACACCGGTGGAGACGTTGTAAATGCAACCTATCGCCACCACGAAGGCCACGCCGAAGCCATTGAGATCGTCTTCGACCCGCAGCAGATTACCTTTCGTCGGATTCTGGAGTTCTTCTTCCAGATCCACGATCCAACGACAGTGGATCGGCAGGGAAATGACGTCGGCTCAAGCTACCGTTCCGCGATCTTTTACACGACCGACGAACAGAAGGCAGTTGCGGAAGAAACCGTCGCCGATGTCAACGCCTCGGACTTGTGGCCGGGCAAGGTCGTGACCGAAGTCGTCCCCGCAGGCGCATTCTGGGAGGCCGAACCGGAGCACCAGGATTACCTGGAACGTATCCCCCACGGATACACCTGCCACTTCATCCGGCCGGGCTGGGTTCTTCCGAAGCGCACTGTCCAGCCTTTATAA
- a CDS encoding PadR family transcriptional regulator, with protein MATDKSEVLQGTLDLMILKTLQSLGPLHGFGIARRIEQLSEDVLTLNEGTVYTSLLRLQQKSWITSEWGISENNRRARFYSITKRGLKQLTVETENWERIAAVIGRVLALEVKG; from the coding sequence ATGGCAACGGACAAATCCGAGGTTTTACAGGGAACTCTGGATCTCATGATCCTCAAAACGCTGCAGTCGTTAGGCCCACTGCACGGATTTGGCATTGCGCGGCGTATTGAGCAGTTGAGCGAAGACGTACTGACGCTAAACGAGGGTACGGTTTACACCTCACTCCTGCGCTTGCAGCAAAAGAGCTGGATCACAAGCGAATGGGGTATTTCAGAAAATAACCGCCGCGCCCGTTTTTACAGCATTACCAAGCGCGGCCTGAAACAGCTCACTGTAGAGACGGAAAACTGGGAGCGCATCGCAGCAGTGATTGGCCGTGTGCTGGCTCTTGAGGTAAAGGGCTAG
- a CDS encoding SIS domain-containing protein: MRQDVKTVLEIYGQPKVWQDCLDMLENFDLTSLVQGKDPRQTEWVFVGCGTSYYLAQAAAASFTTLLSVKTRAVPASEILLFPSLVFPDDTSNYFPVLISRSGHTSEVLHVAEYLQGRSMEFLAVTCDGRELERLSPRTLKLPVIEESTVMTSSFTSMLMALQYLAASIAGDDAFLFALRTLPEHTERLLKIYGPRIEQFAKQDFEDFAFLGQGPLYAIASETALKVMESSSSYAQYFHTLEFRHGPKSVVDGKAMVGGLISESGYESEISVLVEMKELGGTIFAVANSASETLRETADLLIELSLPVPELARIIVYVLWGQLLGSYRGLEKGLDPDNPKNLNRVVTI, encoded by the coding sequence ATGCGACAGGATGTAAAAACGGTTTTAGAGATTTATGGACAGCCTAAGGTCTGGCAAGACTGCCTGGACATGCTGGAAAACTTCGACCTGACCTCACTGGTGCAGGGCAAAGATCCACGCCAGACGGAATGGGTTTTCGTAGGTTGCGGTACCAGTTATTATCTTGCGCAGGCGGCAGCTGCCAGCTTCACCACATTGCTCAGCGTGAAGACCCGGGCCGTACCAGCCTCTGAAATCCTGCTCTTCCCCTCTCTCGTATTTCCTGACGACACTTCCAATTATTTTCCCGTCCTGATCTCGCGCTCCGGTCACACCTCTGAAGTGCTGCACGTGGCTGAGTATCTTCAGGGCCGCTCCATGGAGTTTTTGGCCGTTACGTGCGATGGACGCGAACTGGAACGTCTCAGCCCTCGGACGTTGAAGCTACCCGTCATCGAGGAAAGCACGGTGATGACCTCCTCTTTTACCTCGATGCTGATGGCTCTTCAGTATCTGGCTGCCTCTATCGCAGGCGACGACGCGTTCCTCTTCGCTCTGCGTACCTTGCCGGAGCATACCGAACGCCTGCTGAAAATTTATGGACCGCGGATTGAGCAGTTCGCCAAACAGGACTTTGAGGATTTTGCTTTTCTCGGCCAAGGACCTCTTTACGCAATCGCTTCCGAAACCGCTTTGAAGGTCATGGAGTCTTCTTCGAGCTATGCGCAATACTTCCACACGTTGGAGTTTCGCCACGGGCCGAAATCCGTCGTGGACGGTAAAGCGATGGTGGGCGGCCTTATCTCCGAATCCGGCTACGAGAGCGAGATTTCGGTGCTGGTAGAGATGAAGGAACTAGGCGGAACAATCTTCGCCGTGGCGAACTCTGCTTCGGAGACGCTCCGTGAAACAGCAGATCTTCTCATCGAACTTAGTCTGCCGGTACCAGAGCTCGCGCGGATCATCGTCTACGTCTTGTGGGGACAGCTGCTCGGCAGCTATCGTGGTTTGGAGAAGGGTCTGGATCCGGACAACCCGAAAAATCTCAACCGCGTTGTCACGATCTGA
- a CDS encoding D-tagatose-bisphosphate aldolase, class II, non-catalytic subunit, whose product MFNLLESLLANRKTPNSARGIYSVCSAHPWVIRAAIQQALSDESPLLIEATSNQVNQHGGYTGLRPADFRRMVVAIAEEEGLSTDRIIFGGDHLGPNAWQKLPAEEAMALAKEMMAEYAAAGFKKLHLDASMACAGETVPLSDEVVAERAAQLCLAAEAALTGERPVYIIGTEVPIPGGATEALTELEVTTRAAAENTLRIHHEIFNRQGLGVVWPRVVGLVVQPGVEFNHDSVVDYIPAKAEELKSLLDSADGLVFEAHSTDYQKPAAYRDLVLDGFAILKVGPALTFAMREAIFALAAIEDELIAPKRRSSLRSVVEEAMVSDPKDWVSHYHGSPEEQRLLRRYSYSDRIRYYWGHPSVQKATDLLISNLNSLSIPETLLSAQMPEHYKVVRARMLSKRPVDLILYSIREALKPYAAACFPASE is encoded by the coding sequence ATGTTCAATCTACTGGAGAGCTTGCTCGCAAATCGAAAGACACCAAACAGCGCACGAGGCATTTACTCCGTGTGTTCCGCGCATCCCTGGGTCATCCGCGCTGCCATTCAACAGGCTCTCTCGGACGAAAGTCCACTGTTGATCGAAGCGACTTCGAATCAGGTCAATCAGCACGGGGGATACACAGGACTGCGTCCTGCGGACTTCCGGCGGATGGTCGTTGCGATTGCGGAAGAGGAGGGTCTCTCCACGGACCGAATCATCTTTGGGGGAGATCACCTCGGACCCAACGCCTGGCAGAAGCTTCCGGCAGAGGAGGCCATGGCGTTAGCCAAAGAGATGATGGCCGAGTATGCGGCCGCAGGCTTTAAGAAGCTGCATCTCGACGCGAGCATGGCGTGCGCAGGAGAAACGGTGCCTCTCTCCGACGAAGTGGTCGCGGAACGCGCCGCCCAACTTTGCCTGGCAGCAGAGGCCGCTCTCACCGGGGAAAGGCCCGTCTACATTATCGGGACCGAAGTGCCCATCCCGGGCGGTGCGACGGAGGCTCTTACAGAACTTGAAGTAACGACCCGGGCCGCTGCCGAAAACACGCTACGGATTCACCACGAGATCTTCAACCGTCAGGGCCTGGGTGTCGTCTGGCCTCGTGTGGTGGGCCTGGTGGTACAGCCCGGAGTCGAATTCAATCACGACAGTGTTGTGGACTACATACCCGCTAAAGCAGAAGAGTTGAAGTCGCTGCTAGACTCTGCCGACGGCCTCGTCTTTGAGGCGCACTCCACGGATTATCAAAAGCCCGCAGCCTATCGTGATCTCGTGCTCGATGGATTTGCCATTCTGAAGGTCGGGCCAGCGCTGACGTTTGCCATGCGCGAGGCGATTTTCGCTCTGGCAGCGATCGAAGACGAACTCATCGCGCCCAAGAGGCGCTCCTCGCTACGCTCTGTCGTGGAGGAAGCCATGGTCTCCGATCCGAAGGACTGGGTGAGCCATTACCACGGGAGCCCGGAAGAGCAACGGCTCCTTCGCAGGTACAGCTATAGCGACCGCATACGTTATTACTGGGGACATCCGAGCGTGCAGAAGGCGACCGATCTGCTCATCTCCAATCTGAATTCCCTCTCCATACCGGAGACACTCTTGAGTGCGCAGATGCCCGAACACTACAAAGTCGTCCGCGCGAGAATGCTTTCGAAAAGACCAGTGGATCTGATCCTCTACAGCATCCGAGAAGCGCTTAAGCCGTATGCCGCCGCTTGTTTTCCCGCTTCCGAATAA
- the agaR gene encoding transcriptional repressor AgaR, whose protein sequence is MKKADAKVPSAANPMLIEERRQHVLATIQREGRVLVSEIAEELNISRITIRKDLDHLEARGLVQRTHGGALAPQVGSLLDPSLQEKEQHQLQEKQRIASAAVKLVEEGQCVLLDSGTTTTAIARALRGFSKLTVVTNAVNIAAELTGTNFDVILTGGMLRKNSFSLVGPQAEDVLREINADILFLGVDGFDPRIGVTTPNVLESRVNRAMVKAARKIVAVCDSTKFTHRSFALIVPPSAIHTVITDSRLSAEDAQTLRNGGIEVILV, encoded by the coding sequence ATGAAGAAAGCCGATGCAAAGGTGCCAAGCGCCGCCAATCCCATGCTCATTGAGGAAAGGCGCCAACACGTTCTCGCCACGATCCAACGGGAAGGACGTGTACTGGTCTCAGAGATAGCGGAAGAGTTGAATATCTCTCGCATCACGATCCGCAAGGATCTGGATCATCTGGAAGCCAGGGGCCTGGTGCAGCGCACCCATGGTGGAGCACTGGCGCCGCAGGTGGGATCTCTTCTCGATCCGTCGCTGCAGGAGAAAGAGCAGCATCAACTCCAGGAAAAACAGAGGATCGCATCCGCAGCGGTGAAGCTCGTGGAAGAAGGCCAGTGTGTTCTTCTGGATTCCGGCACTACCACCACGGCCATCGCGCGCGCGCTTAGAGGATTCTCCAAACTGACAGTGGTGACTAACGCCGTCAACATTGCCGCAGAACTTACTGGCACGAACTTTGATGTGATCCTGACTGGCGGCATGTTACGCAAGAACTCGTTTTCCCTCGTCGGTCCCCAGGCCGAAGATGTACTCCGAGAGATCAACGCCGACATCCTGTTTCTCGGGGTGGATGGCTTCGACCCACGCATCGGTGTCACCACGCCGAACGTGCTGGAATCGCGCGTGAATCGGGCCATGGTGAAGGCGGCCCGAAAGATTGTCGCAGTGTGCGACTCCACAAAATTCACTCACCGTAGCTTTGCGTTGATTGTTCCGCCGTCAGCGATTCATACCGTGATTACGGATTCGCGTCTCTCCGCGGAAGATGCGCAGACGCTGCGCAATGGCGGCATCGAAGTCATTCTGGTCTGA